A segment of the Curtobacterium sp. MCSS17_007 genome:
GGTCGGTCATGTCGCCGTCGTACCCGGCCATCATGTCGGTGTCGGCCGCACCGAGGTGCAGTCCCTGGACCGTGATCCCGGTGCCCTGCAGCTCGAGCCGGACGGCGTTCGTCATGTTCCACTCCGCGGCCTTCGCCACCGCGTACCCTCCGGCGCCCGGGTGGGCGAACCACGACAGCGCGGACAGCACGTTCACGACCGCGCCGCCGCCGTTGCGCTCGATGACCGGCGCGAAGGCCCGCAGCATCGACAGGGTGCCCCAGAGGTGGGTGTCGAGCAGCCGGTGGGCGTCGGTGAGGTCGTCGCGCAGGAGCGAGCCGCCCGCCGAGATCCCCGCGTTGTTGACGAGCAGCGTGACGTCCTCTGCGGCGGCGGCTGCTGCCGCGACGGAGGCCTCGTCGGTGATGTCGAGCGGCAGCACCTCGACGCCCTCGACGTCCACGAGCTCGGGGCGGCGGGCGGTCGCGTAGACCTTCGATGCGCCGCGCTCGAGGAGCTGCGTGACGAAGTGGCGACCGATGCCGCGGTTCGACCCGGTGACGAGTGCGACGGATCCGGCGATGTCCATGGTGTCCTCCTGCCGCGCGGGCGCTTCCCGCTGCGGCTCGGCTACGGTAGGACCTCACATCGGTGTCAGGTGCAAGTGCGGATCGGAGACGACATGCGGATCGGCGACCTCGCGGCGGCGACCGGGGCGAGCGTTCGCTCGCTGCGGTACTACGAGGAGCAGGGGCTGCTCACGGCGGAGCGGACGGCCGGCGGCCAGCGGTCGTACGCCGACGCGTCCGTCGAGCGGGTGCAGCTCGTGCAGCAGCTCTTCGCCGCCGGACTCCCGAGCCGGACCATCGTGCAGCTGCTGCCGTGCGTGGACGCGGGCGTCGCGACGCCGGAGTCCTTCGCGCTCCTGGTGGCCGAGCGCGACCGGATCACCGCGCAGCTCGCCGACCTCGAGGCCGCGCGGGACCGGCTCGACGAGGTCATCGCGATCTCCGAGCACCCGACGCCGGAACACTGCCCGGCACTGCGGGAGCACGCGGCCGCAGCCTGAGGAGCGCGCGGACGCTGTCGGTGGCGCCGCCTAGCGTGACCCCATGCCCGAGGGTGACTCCGTCCACCGCCTGGCAGCACGACTCCGCGCCGTCGACGGCGCCCTGGTCACCCGTGGCGAGCTCCGGGGCGGCGCCGACGCCGGCACCCCGCTCGGCGGCCGACGCATCCTCGCCCACGCCACGCACGGCAAGCACCTGCTCACCCGGTTCGACGACGGCAGGACGCTCCACACCCACATGCGGATGACCGGCTCGTGGACCACGACGGGCGCGGGGAAGCGTCTGCCGGTGCGCGCCGCGCAGGACGCCCGGGTGCGCATGGCCCTCGAGGACGGCCGCACCGTGTGGGGGATCGCGTTGCCCGTGGTGGAGCTGCTCCCCACACACGACGAACACCTGGCGGTCGGGCACCTCGGCCCGGACCTGCTCCACGACGACTTCGACCGTGACGAGGCCGTCCACCGCTGCACCGCCGACCCGGACCTACCCGTCCGCACGGTCCTGCTCGACCAGCGCCGCGTGGCCGGACTCGGCAACCTCTGGGCGAACGAACTCGGCTTCGTCCGGGGGCTGCACCCGGACCGGCCGATCGGCACCGTCGACGTCGGGGCCCTGCTCGACACCGCGCAGCGGATGCTCCGCCACTCGGCGACGACACCCGACGCGTACCAGGTGACGACGGGCGTCCTCCGCCGCGGCGAGCGGCACTGGGTCGTCGGTCGGGCCGGTCGGCCGTGCCTGCGGTGCGGCACCCGTGTCCGCGCCCGCGACGACGTCGAGGTGGTCGGCTCGGCGCCCCGCCGGGTCTGGTGGTGCCCCCGCTGTCAGCCCGCGGCGGGCTGACCGTCCGGCGGCCTCCCGTGTTGTTCACCCCGGTGCGGCAGGATGGCGGTGCCCCGTCCCGACGTCCCCAGGAGTCGACCGTGACCGACCAGAAGCCCGCTGTCCTGTTCGTCTGCGTCCACAACGCCGGCCGCTCGCAGATGGCCGCCGGGTGGCTGCGGCACCTGGCCGGCGACCGCGTCGACGTGTTCTCGGCAGGGTCGGAGCCCGCGGACCGGATCAACGCCGTCGCGGTGCAGGCGATGGCCGAGGAGGGCATCGACATCGCGGGGGAGCAGCCCGCCGTCCTGACCACCGACGCGGTGCGCCAGGCCGACGTCGTCGTGACGATGGGCTGCGGCGACGCCTGCCCCGTGTTCCCCGGCAAGCGCTACGAGGACTGGGCGCTCACCGACCCGGCCGGCCTGCCGATCGAGCAGGTGCGCCCGGTGCGCGACGAGGTCCGGCGGCGGGTGGAGGCGCTGCTCGCCGAGCTCGTCTAGACCAGCGCGCCGATCCCCAGGACGACCAGCGCGAGGAGCGGCAGCGCGCCCTGCGTGGTCGCGGCACGGCGCTTCGTGGCATCGCTGGTGAACAGCACCAGGGCGGCGCCGAGCATGCTCGCGGTGCCAGCGACGACGAGCGTCACGCCCACCGCGGTGCCGCCCGCGGCGACGACGACGATCCCGACCAGGACGAGCACGGCGAGGAACAGGTTGTAGAAGCCCTGGTTGAACGCGAGCGAGCGGGTCGCGGCGGCCTCCTGCTCCGAGGTGCCGAAGGTGTTCCGTGCGCGGGGGGTGGTCCAGAGGACGGACTCGAGCACGAAGATGTACACGTGCAGGAGCGCGGCGAGGGCGGCGAGCACCAGGGCGACGACGGTCATGCCCCGACCCTACGACGCCCGGTCAGCGCCGTCGCATCGCCCGGCGCCGCGCGAGCCCGAGCGCTGCGGCCGCGAGCAGACCGCCGACCACCGCGCCGATCGCGTTCGCGACCAGGTCGCTCGTGTCGCAGGCCCGACCGATGCCGAGCACGAACGCCTGCGCCGCCTCGATGCCCGCCGACAGGCCGATCCCGGCGGCCGCCGTCAGCAGCGGGCGGGCGGTGCGCAGCCCCGCCAGGAACACGACCGGGACGAAGAGCAGCACGTTCGCGATCGACTCGACGGCGGTCGGTGCCAGGTACGGCAGCCCGGCCGAGCACCCGACCGCTGCCGAGGGCGTGTCCTCCGGGTACAGGGTGGCCCCGAGCACGGCGACCAGCGCCAGGACGGCGAGCACCGTGGTGGTCCTCGGAGCCCGCGCCAGCAGGACCCCGACGAAGGGGGCGACGACGACGACCGCGACGAGCACGCCGGAGACGAGCCACGGCACCTGGACGAGCAGGGTGGAGAGCAGGGGTCAGGCCCTTCGGTGCGCGGGGAGGGGCAGCTCGTGCGCGGCGTCCCAGGGCTCCGTCCAGCCGAGCCGGTCGAAGAGCGCGTCGAGGAGCATCGCGGTGAACCCCCAGAGCGTGTGCACGCCCTGGTCCGACCGTACCGTGAAGGCCGGTCCCCGCCACTCCCGGCCGCCGCGGCGCAGCACGGTCACGCCGCGGTTCGCCGGGTCGAGCAGGTCGGCCACGGGCGTCCGGAAGACCGCCGCGGACTCCCGCTCGTCGACGACCCGCACGGGCGTCGGTTCGCGCCACCAGCCGAGCACGGGCCGCACCAGGTGGTTCGAGTGCGCGAGCGGCACGGCGGGCAGGGTGCCGAGGACCTCGACACCGCTGGGGTCGAGCCCGGTCTCCTCACGGGCCTCGCGCAGGGCCGCCGCGGGCGCGTCCACGTCGCCGGGGTCGATGCGCCCGCCGGGGAAGGCGATCTCGCCCGGGTGCGAGCGGAGGGTCGACGCCCGGGCGAGCAGCAGCACGTCGAGGTCGCGGTGCACGGCGTCGGCGACGGCGGGGCGTGCGCTCGGGGTGCCGTCGAGGACGCCGAAGAGCATGAGCACGGCCGCCGCGCGGGGGTCTGCGGTGCTCGGGACGGCGGGGACCAGCGGGG
Coding sequences within it:
- a CDS encoding DUF1304 domain-containing protein produces the protein MTVVALVLAALAALLHVYIFVLESVLWTTPRARNTFGTSEQEAAATRSLAFNQGFYNLFLAVLVLVGIVVVAAGGTAVGVTLVVAGTASMLGAALVLFTSDATKRRAATTQGALPLLALVVLGIGALV
- a CDS encoding VanZ family protein, whose translation is MPWLVSGVLVAVVVVAPFVGVLLARAPRTTTVLAVLALVAVLGATLYPEDTPSAAVGCSAGLPYLAPTAVESIANVLLFVPVVFLAGLRTARPLLTAAAGIGLSAGIEAAQAFVLGIGRACDTSDLVANAIGAVVGGLLAAAALGLARRRAMRRR
- a CDS encoding arsenate reductase ArsC gives rise to the protein MTDQKPAVLFVCVHNAGRSQMAAGWLRHLAGDRVDVFSAGSEPADRINAVAVQAMAEEGIDIAGEQPAVLTTDAVRQADVVVTMGCGDACPVFPGKRYEDWALTDPAGLPIEQVRPVRDEVRRRVEALLAELV
- a CDS encoding MerR family transcriptional regulator — protein: MRIGDLAAATGASVRSLRYYEEQGLLTAERTAGGQRSYADASVERVQLVQQLFAAGLPSRTIVQLLPCVDAGVATPESFALLVAERDRITAQLADLEAARDRLDEVIAISEHPTPEHCPALREHAAAA
- a CDS encoding SDR family oxidoreductase → MDIAGSVALVTGSNRGIGRHFVTQLLERGASKVYATARRPELVDVEGVEVLPLDITDEASVAAAAAAAEDVTLLVNNAGISAGGSLLRDDLTDAHRLLDTHLWGTLSMLRAFAPVIERNGGGAVVNVLSALSWFAHPGAGGYAVAKAAEWNMTNAVRLELQGTGITVQGLHLGAADTDMMAGYDGDMTDPADVVRASLDGVQQGLAEVVVDEWSAMVKASLQQSPDVLAAQLG
- a CDS encoding CoA pyrophosphatase gives rise to the protein MVPAVPSTADPRAAAVLMLFGVLDGTPSARPAVADAVHRDLDVLLLARASTLRSHPGEIAFPGGRIDPGDVDAPAAALREAREETGLDPSGVEVLGTLPAVPLAHSNHLVRPVLGWWREPTPVRVVDERESAAVFRTPVADLLDPANRGVTVLRRGGREWRGPAFTVRSDQGVHTLWGFTAMLLDALFDRLGWTEPWDAAHELPLPAHRRA
- a CDS encoding DNA-formamidopyrimidine glycosylase family protein yields the protein MPEGDSVHRLAARLRAVDGALVTRGELRGGADAGTPLGGRRILAHATHGKHLLTRFDDGRTLHTHMRMTGSWTTTGAGKRLPVRAAQDARVRMALEDGRTVWGIALPVVELLPTHDEHLAVGHLGPDLLHDDFDRDEAVHRCTADPDLPVRTVLLDQRRVAGLGNLWANELGFVRGLHPDRPIGTVDVGALLDTAQRMLRHSATTPDAYQVTTGVLRRGERHWVVGRAGRPCLRCGTRVRARDDVEVVGSAPRRVWWCPRCQPAAG